Proteins encoded by one window of Chitinophagales bacterium:
- a CDS encoding SGNH/GDSL hydrolase family protein — protein MQSSYKEYSLLCLGDSYTIGERVDEADRFPNQTVLQLHSKGIYLENPRIIATTGWTTDELLHAIEQADIRQNYDFVTLLIGVNNQYRGRSAADYRKEFVDLLQLAIRFAAGNKLHVVVLSIPDWGATPFAEGRDRLKIAEEIDLFNAINKEESEKYGVHYIDVTAISRKGLNDLSLLTDDGLHPSAKMYAEWATLLTTTIAGVVNQSGNSVTK, from the coding sequence ATGCAAAGCAGCTATAAAGAATATTCCCTTTTGTGCCTCGGCGACTCTTATACCATCGGCGAACGTGTTGACGAAGCCGACCGTTTTCCCAACCAAACTGTATTGCAACTGCATTCAAAAGGAATCTATCTGGAAAATCCGCGTATCATCGCCACAACCGGATGGACGACAGATGAACTGCTCCATGCCATTGAGCAGGCGGATATCCGGCAGAACTATGACTTCGTAACCTTGCTTATTGGTGTAAACAATCAATACCGCGGCAGAAGCGCTGCAGATTACAGGAAAGAATTTGTGGATTTGCTGCAGCTGGCAATCCGGTTTGCGGCCGGCAACAAGCTGCATGTGGTGGTGTTGTCCATTCCTGATTGGGGCGCCACACCGTTTGCCGAAGGTCGCGACAGGCTAAAGATTGCAGAGGAAATAGATCTTTTCAACGCAATCAATAAAGAGGAAAGTGAAAAATATGGTGTGCATTATATAGATGTGACGGCAATTTCAAGAAAGGGATTGAATGATCTTTCGCTGCTGACAGATGACGGACTCCATCCTTCAGCAAAAATGTATGCCGAATGGGCCACCTTACTGACAACAACGATTGCGGGAGTAGTGAACCAGTCCGGCAATAGTGTAACAAAATAA
- a CDS encoding NADH-quinone oxidoreductase subunit N — protein sequence MEEFFILMKSELIVLVIMFILLIIKISSDEMKNESLLRLVNILLLLNFIAGCFFNRTGSLFGGMFTTGTLIAFEKSLLNLGTLLISLQTYDWLKKHEHVSEFYLLLLSTLVGMFFMISSNNLLMFYLGLELSAIPLTALSNFDLEKRRSSEAAMKFIMSSAFSSGMLLFGISLLYGTTGTLNFAAISGALTGSPLQLLSFILLLAGFGFKISAVPFHLWTADVYEGSPVSVTAYLSVISKGAMFFVMASVLYIVFKPLAATWYNMLFLLAVLTMITGNLFAIRQNNLKRFLAFSSVAQVGFILIGLSGSSQEATASVIYFIMIYIFSNLGAFGVVTLIASKTGKESVEDYRGLYHSNPWPALVLTLSLFSLAGIPPTAGFFGKFFLLMAGAGKGNYLLITIAALNMVVSLYYYLRIVKAMFMDTNETPLQKLEISMLPQISLLLCVAGLLTIGFSTTLYDYIYALSPTF from the coding sequence ATGGAGGAGTTTTTTATTTTAATGAAATCAGAGCTGATCGTATTGGTCATCATGTTCATCCTGCTCATTATTAAGATCAGCAGTGATGAGATGAAAAACGAAAGCCTGTTGCGCCTGGTTAATATATTACTGCTGCTGAATTTCATTGCCGGTTGTTTTTTCAACAGAACCGGATCACTCTTCGGCGGTATGTTTACTACGGGGACACTGATTGCATTTGAAAAAAGCCTGCTCAACCTTGGCACCCTGCTTATTTCCCTGCAGACTTATGACTGGCTGAAGAAACACGAGCACGTAAGTGAATTTTACCTGTTACTGCTGTCCACGCTGGTTGGTATGTTCTTCATGATTTCAAGCAATAACCTGCTGATGTTTTATCTCGGGCTTGAACTGTCGGCCATTCCATTAACCGCGCTTTCCAATTTCGATCTTGAAAAAAGGCGTTCTTCTGAAGCGGCTATGAAGTTTATCATGTCGTCGGCATTCTCTTCCGGAATGTTATTGTTTGGCATTTCCCTCCTTTACGGCACTACCGGCACATTGAATTTTGCAGCGATTTCCGGTGCCCTGACCGGAAGCCCGTTGCAATTGTTGTCCTTCATTCTGTTACTGGCGGGTTTTGGATTTAAAATATCGGCGGTACCATTTCATCTGTGGACAGCCGATGTTTATGAGGGATCACCCGTGTCAGTTACGGCATATTTGTCTGTGATATCGAAAGGTGCGATGTTTTTTGTGATGGCATCCGTGCTCTATATTGTATTTAAGCCATTGGCAGCAACCTGGTATAATATGTTGTTCCTGCTTGCTGTGCTTACCATGATTACGGGAAATCTCTTCGCCATCCGACAAAACAACCTCAAACGATTCCTTGCTTTTTCATCTGTTGCACAAGTGGGATTTATATTGATCGGCTTGTCGGGCAGCTCGCAGGAAGCAACGGCATCGGTCATCTACTTCATCATGATTTACATTTTCTCCAATCTGGGTGCTTTTGGTGTAGTAACGCTGATAGCTTCCAAAACGGGAAAGGAAAGTGTGGAAGATTATCGTGGCCTGTATCATTCAAATCCGTGGCCGGCACTGGTGCTTACGCTTTCTCTTTTTTCGCTGGCGGGAATTCCACCCACGGCCGGGTTTTTCGGAAAGTTTTTTCTTTTGATGGCCGGTGCGGGAAAAGGAAATTATCTGCTGATAACAATTGCCGCACTGAACATGGTGGTTTCACTTTATTATTACCTGCGCATTGTGAAAGCGATGTTCATGGATACCAATGAAACACCGCTTCAGAAACTGGAGATCAGTATGCTGCCTCAAATATCATTGTTGCTATGCGTGGCAGGCCTGCTGACGATCGGATTCTCTACAACATTGTATGATTACATTTATGCATTGAGCCCCACCTTTTAA
- a CDS encoding NADH-quinone oxidoreductase subunit M yields the protein MNLSLLLILPLLTLLGILFGKGLKQVRIIALAGATLQIAAAKILLYLYWKERAAGNTGQMLFQSSYAWFAPLHINFHLGVDGISIAMILLTAFVVFAGILVSWREETMSREFFFLLTLLAAGAYGFFISLDLFTLFFFLEVAVIPKFLLIGIWGSGKKTYSAMKLALMLMGGSALVLVGLLGLYYSTAAAGGSYSFDLIQISQMNIPIETQRIFFPFAFVGFGIFTALFPFHTWVPDGHSSAPTAASMFLAGISMKLGGYGCLRVATYLMPQAAQEYSWLIVLLATIAIIYGAFATMMQTDLKYINAYSSVSHCGFVLLGIGMLTQTAITGAVMQMVSHGLMTALFFAAIGMIYSRTHTRMVSQLGGVMKIMPFISTVFVLAGLCSLGLPGFSGFVAEMTVFMGSWQRADVFYRIATVLACASIVVTAVYILRAVGSAIMGPLVNKEFLVLGDADWNEKLAAVVLLAGIVVIGVAPFWLNDLIQPGAEEIMHSLGRTVMLK from the coding sequence ATGAATCTTTCACTGCTCCTGATATTGCCGCTGCTGACATTGCTGGGAATACTTTTTGGCAAAGGACTTAAGCAGGTGAGAATAATTGCCCTTGCCGGCGCCACGTTACAAATAGCCGCCGCTAAAATCCTGCTGTACTTATACTGGAAGGAAAGGGCTGCAGGCAATACCGGACAAATGCTTTTTCAATCAAGCTATGCGTGGTTTGCACCGCTGCATATCAACTTCCATTTGGGTGTTGACGGCATTTCCATCGCCATGATACTGCTGACGGCTTTTGTAGTATTTGCCGGCATCCTGGTTTCATGGAGGGAAGAGACGATGAGCCGCGAATTTTTTTTCCTCCTCACCCTGCTCGCCGCGGGAGCATATGGATTTTTTATTTCGCTGGATCTCTTTACCCTGTTTTTCTTTCTCGAAGTGGCCGTGATACCAAAGTTTCTCCTGATTGGTATATGGGGCAGCGGGAAGAAAACATACAGTGCCATGAAACTTGCATTGATGCTCATGGGTGGTTCCGCACTGGTGCTGGTAGGGTTGCTTGGATTATACTACAGCACGGCAGCAGCAGGTGGATCATACAGTTTCGATTTGATTCAGATTTCCCAAATGAATATTCCGATCGAAACGCAGCGCATCTTTTTTCCATTTGCATTCGTGGGCTTCGGCATATTCACGGCTTTGTTTCCTTTTCATACATGGGTGCCCGATGGCCACTCTTCAGCACCTACGGCAGCATCCATGTTCCTTGCAGGCATTTCCATGAAGCTGGGTGGATATGGCTGCCTGCGTGTGGCCACCTATCTTATGCCGCAGGCAGCACAGGAATATTCATGGCTCATTGTTTTGCTTGCCACCATAGCCATCATCTATGGCGCCTTCGCCACCATGATGCAAACGGATCTTAAGTATATCAACGCGTACTCTTCGGTTAGTCATTGCGGCTTCGTGTTACTTGGTATCGGCATGCTTACGCAGACCGCCATCACCGGTGCTGTGATGCAAATGGTTTCTCATGGATTAATGACAGCCCTTTTCTTTGCTGCCATCGGGATGATATATTCCAGGACGCATACACGGATGGTTTCACAATTGGGTGGCGTGATGAAGATCATGCCTTTCATTTCTACGGTGTTTGTCCTGGCAGGACTTTGTTCTCTCGGGCTACCGGGTTTCAGCGGCTTTGTGGCAGAGATGACAGTATTCATGGGATCATGGCAAAGGGCGGATGTCTTTTACCGTATTGCAACGGTGCTTGCCTGCGCATCCATCGTTGTAACAGCAGTTTACATTTTGCGTGCCGTTGGATCAGCAATCATGGGGCCATTGGTCAATAAAGAATTCCTTGTGCTGGGCGATGCAGACTGGAATGAAAAGCTTGCCGCAGTAGTGCTGCTGGCAGGAATTGTTGTTATAGGCGTTGCGCCGTTTTGGCTGAACGACCTGATTCAGCCCGGCGCAGAAGAGATCATGCATAGTTTGGGAAGAACGGTGATGCTGAAATGA
- a CDS encoding T9SS type A sorting domain-containing protein has protein sequence MNRLLLLLLLVESGIAYAQFENIKIDDSGGPEEPSICINPKNTNNIVAGANINYVYQSLDGGLTWEKDALESPYGVWGDPCVFADTGGVFYFIHLSNPPNGNWIDRIVCQRSVNQGTSWSGGSYTGLNSNKAQDKAWATVDRTTNTIYVTWTQFDEYGSANPNDSSVILFSKSTDHASTWSTPVRISNIAGDCLDGDNTAEGAVPAIGANGEIYVCWSNRDTLYFDRSLDGGTTWLDDDIVVADQPGGWDYFIPGMLRCNGLPVTETDLSNGPYHGTIYVNWTDQRNGTDNTDVWLSKSGDGGSTWSAPFKVNDDAFAKHQFLTWMDIDQSTGFIYVIFYDRRNYVDQSTDVYLAYSTDGGTTFTNQKISEQPFQLTTDVFFGDYTNISVCDGKIAPIWTRQDGISTSVWTAMVDIATLAETTTAPEASHFTLYQNYPNPFSGQTTLEVNITRPGIYSLTLYDLFGKKVAEIITNDFLRLGWHRFTIDAKKLNLSSNTYYYTLQKGNEIQSKKLLVVY, from the coding sequence ATGAACCGGTTATTGTTATTGCTCCTTCTTGTTGAATCTGGCATTGCATACGCTCAATTCGAGAATATTAAAATTGATGATAGCGGCGGGCCCGAAGAACCAAGCATTTGCATCAATCCGAAAAACACGAACAACATTGTGGCCGGTGCGAATATCAATTACGTGTATCAATCGCTTGACGGCGGATTAACCTGGGAAAAAGATGCACTGGAATCGCCCTATGGCGTATGGGGCGATCCCTGCGTGTTCGCCGATACCGGCGGTGTTTTTTATTTCATCCATCTTTCCAATCCGCCAAACGGAAACTGGATCGACCGCATCGTCTGCCAGCGGTCTGTCAACCAGGGCACTTCATGGTCGGGAGGAAGCTATACGGGTTTAAATAGCAACAAAGCGCAGGACAAGGCATGGGCCACCGTTGACCGTACTACCAATACCATTTATGTTACCTGGACACAATTTGATGAGTATGGCAGCGCCAACCCCAACGACAGCTCTGTCATTCTCTTTTCAAAATCAACTGACCATGCTTCCACATGGAGCACGCCGGTCCGCATCAGCAACATTGCCGGGGACTGCCTCGATGGCGACAACACAGCCGAAGGCGCAGTGCCTGCCATAGGTGCCAATGGCGAAATTTATGTTTGCTGGTCAAACCGCGACACGCTCTATTTCGACAGGTCACTCGACGGTGGCACCACCTGGCTGGATGATGATATTGTGGTAGCGGATCAGCCGGGCGGATGGGATTATTTTATTCCGGGCATGTTGCGTTGCAATGGATTGCCGGTTACTGAAACGGATTTGAGCAACGGTCCTTATCATGGAACTATTTATGTCAACTGGACCGATCAGCGCAATGGTACCGACAATACCGATGTGTGGTTATCGAAATCCGGTGACGGAGGATCGACATGGAGCGCACCATTCAAAGTGAATGATGATGCATTTGCCAAGCACCAGTTTCTTACATGGATGGATATTGATCAGTCAACCGGTTTTATTTACGTTATCTTCTATGACCGCCGCAACTATGTCGATCAGTCAACTGATGTGTACCTGGCATATTCAACTGATGGCGGCACAACGTTCACCAATCAAAAAATCAGCGAACAACCCTTTCAGCTCACCACCGATGTCTTCTTTGGCGATTATACCAACATCAGTGTCTGCGATGGAAAAATTGCGCCGATATGGACGCGGCAGGATGGTATCTCCACCTCCGTTTGGACAGCCATGGTGGATATTGCCACGCTCGCAGAAACTACAACAGCGCCGGAAGCCAGTCACTTCACCCTCTATCAAAACTATCCGAATCCATTCAGCGGACAGACCACCCTGGAAGTGAACATTACCCGGCCGGGAATTTACTCACTTACACTGTATGATTTGTTTGGAAAAAAAGTTGCTGAAATTATCACAAACGATTTTTTGCGATTGGGTTGGCACCGGTTTACGATTGATGCAAAAAAGCTGAACCTGTCGTCCAATACTTATTATTACACCCTGCAAAAAGGGAATGAAATACAAAGCAAAAAGCTGTTGGTTGTATATTGA
- a CDS encoding oxidoreductase, whose amino-acid sequence MALDKWYTAVVTGITDVTENTKRFFFKVPELEVFDFIPGQFITVDLPIHHKKNHRWRSYSIASTPDGSNCFELLIVHAPHGLGTNYLWKELHKGSALLFKGPAGNFILPPEMKEDLCLIATGTGIAPFRSMLLDLENHPRAHKEMHLIFGSRFLKDLLYREELEVLQQKVEGFHYHIALSRETAAFTGHKGYVHEVYESLFSDKRPAQFYLCGWKNMVDEARRRIIAMGYEDKQVRLELYG is encoded by the coding sequence ATGGCATTGGATAAATGGTATACCGCCGTGGTGACGGGTATCACTGACGTTACTGAAAACACAAAGCGATTCTTTTTCAAAGTGCCGGAGCTGGAGGTCTTTGATTTCATTCCCGGGCAGTTTATTACCGTTGACTTGCCAATACATCATAAAAAAAATCATCGCTGGCGCAGTTACTCGATAGCTTCAACGCCTGATGGCAGTAATTGTTTTGAATTGCTGATTGTGCATGCTCCCCACGGACTGGGCACTAACTATTTATGGAAAGAGCTTCATAAAGGTTCTGCATTATTATTTAAAGGCCCTGCCGGCAATTTTATTCTACCACCGGAGATGAAAGAAGACCTGTGCCTGATTGCCACCGGCACGGGCATTGCTCCTTTTCGTTCCATGCTGCTCGACCTCGAAAATCACCCGCGGGCGCATAAAGAGATGCACTTGATTTTTGGCTCACGCTTCCTGAAAGACCTGCTCTATCGCGAAGAACTGGAAGTGTTACAACAAAAAGTGGAGGGGTTCCACTATCATATCGCCCTCAGCAGGGAAACAGCGGCATTCACCGGCCATAAAGGATATGTACATGAAGTGTATGAATCATTGTTCTCCGATAAGCGGCCCGCACAGTTTTATTTATGTGGATGGAAGAACATGGTTGATGAAGCGCGCCGCCGGATTATTGCCATGGGATATGAAGACAAACAGGTGCGCCTTGAATTGTATGGCTGA